The Chryseolinea soli nucleotide sequence CTTGTGTATAGGGTGACTCTTCACGACCGATCCATCCGGTAGGATTAGGTTGGAGCAACTCATCAAACTTTTTACCGAGGGCGTTCTGAAATTTTTCCTTGCCGTTGCTGTCGGCCGATTCGCCATACACGGCAGGGGCCGGGGCTTCGGGAAAGGCGGCGTAGAAGGTGCGTGCGTGCAAGGCGTCGATGGCTTGCTCCAGCAGAGGTTTGTGTTTTTCAAAAAGGCTCATGATAAAAAGGGTTGTGTTAAAAACAAATCCTAAGTCAATCCAAACGCAGCAAGGGCTTACGGTTGCTGTGCGCCGAAAACTTTTTTCAGCAGGTCCGTTGTACGGGCCACGGGGTCCTGGCGGATATTTTTTTCTTCTTTCGCGATCATGGTGAACAAACCTTCGATGGCGCGATCGGTAGCATAGTCGTCCAGGTTGGGGTTCACGTCGTCGGTGAAAGGAATTTTGTTGTACTGCGTTACGATGTCGCCGTAGTATTTAGTGGCGTTCACTTTGTTGAGTGAATTTTGAATGACGGGTTTGAATTTTTCTTTCAGCTGCGCCGACGTCGTGCGTTTCAGATATTGGGTAGCGGCATCGGGTTGTCCCCTCAGAATGCCCCACGCGTCTTGAATGGTCATCGATTTGATGGCGGTGATAAAGATGGGCTTGGCTTCTTTGGCAGCGTCTTCGGCCCCGCGGTTCAGGGTGAGCACAAATTTATCTACTTCATTGCCCAACCCTACCTGGCGAAGTTTGTCTTCTACTTTCTTTACTTCCGGGGGGAACGGGATTTTTATTTCAGGATTTTTAAAGTAGCCATCCAACTGCGACACGAGATCCGAGCCGTTGCTGATCCCTTTGATCAGGGCTTCTTTCAAACCGTCGGCTACTTCGGCCGTGGTGAGCGCCTGTTGCTGCGAGCCCGCCACTTTGTTCACTTCGCTCAATGCGCTGTTGATCTGTGCTGATGTACATCCGAGACACATGCCGATACATACTACGAAAACCACTCTTTTCATTCTTCTGGAGTTTAAAAAAAATTAAATGCTTAGTAAAGAATACAAACGACAACCGTGCCGGTATTTTTCAGATCACGGGAGACCGGCACATCGCCTCCCGTCGTCCTCGTGCAAGGTAGAAAAGTCCTTTGCTAATCGGCAATAGGGCCTGTCGCCTAAAACGCAACGAAGTGATTTACAACGACTAATTTAGGTAACCAGGTTTTGCGCCGATAGCTCCGCAACAGACCGGCAACCCGATAGCCCCAGCGTCAGATCGAAGTCGGCCATGAAATTGTTCAGCACCTCCGTCACGCCTTCCTCGCCAGCCAGCGCCAGGCCATAAACATAGGGCCGGCCGATGCAAACCGCCGTGGCTCCCAGGGCCAGCGCCTTGAATGCATCGGCGCCACCGCGGATGCCGCTGTCGAGCAGGATGGGAATTTTTTTGTTGACCACGGCCGCGATCGCCGGCAAGGCCTGCAGTGTTCCGATGGCGCCATCTACCTGGCGTCCGCCGTGGTTGGAGATCAGGATGCCGTCCATGCCGTGATCGATGGCTTTCAGGGCATCGTCGGGATGGAGAATGCCTTTCAGTACGATCGGGAGTTTTGTGCAGGAGCGAAGAAAGGCCAGGTCTTCCCAGGTGGTACACGGGTTGGAATAGGTTGAGACAAACGTGCGCACGGCCTTCACCGGTTTGCCGGACAAGAGCTTTTTGAGAAAGCCGCTTCCGGGATAGTGGTTCACCATCGAGACCAAACCCTGCAGCGTTCGAAGCGTGACGTGCCGTTTCATGTCGGGCGCATCGTCGGGCAGGTCCAGCATTTTTTGAAAGACAGGATCGCTGGTGTATTGGGCAATGCCTTTGCCTTCCAGAAAGGGGAGATAGGCCAGCTCCAGGTCGCGCGTGCGCCAACCCAGAAGGGTTGTGTCTAGCGTGACCACAATGGCGGAACAGCCACACTGTTCGGCGCGTCGCACAAAACTGGCGACAAGTTCATTCGACTTACTCCAGTAAAGCTGAAACCAACGGGGTGACTGGTGCATGACTTCGGCGCAGGCCTCCATAGGCCGCGAGGCCTGATTGGAGAAAATGTAAGGCACACCAAACTGCGCGGCTACCCGGGCCACCGCGACGTCGGCTTCTTTGTGCACCATTTCCAAGACGCCGATGGGAGAGAGCAGAAAAGGGGTCGGAAGTTTCCGGCCGAAGAGTGTGATGGAGGTGTCGCGCTCACCCACATCGCGCAACATGCGCGGCACAATCTTGTATTTCTCAAAAGCGTCGCGGTTGTTGCGCATCGTGCTTTCCCGGCCTGCGCCCCCGGCCACGTAGGCAAACGCTTCGGGGCGCATCACGCCGGCAGCGGCCTCTTCCAGTCGCGCAAAATCAATGTTCACTTTGGGGCTTATCCCGGCAAAGCCTTTCAGATAAATTTCTTTTTGCCACATAGCATCAGCGGATGTGAGCAGGGAAGATAACATTTATTGGCCGCACTTCGACAACGGCTGGGCCAATTCTAAAAGATGGATCGGGAGAAAAAATGTTATCGCATGAGTCTGTACGAAAGACCAACACTGACGCCCGGCCGGTACTGTTTCAGCGTGAAAGGAACATGAAGCGTCTCATTCACCAGCCAAGTGCGCGTAACCGAAGGCTGCACGATGAACGTAAGGCGACCATTCAGCGCCAGCTCGGCACGATACAATATCTGGTAGTTCAAATAGCTGGACGAAGAGTTGTCATAGGGCTCACTGGACGAAGCATGGGCCAGCCCCTTTTGATATTGAAGACCCAGTCCGATCTTATGCGAAAGCCGGTTTTCCGTCAGTGTATACAAAACGCCGGCCTGTGCGCCGATGTTCAGCATGCTGTAGGAAACCGAACGCTCTGCCGTGGTGGGTTTGACGGTATAGGAAAGATCGTCCCCACCATTTTCGATCACAAAGCTGCCCGAGCTTTGATAGGTGTATTGCAGGGTTTGCGACTGGTGATAGACCGACAAGCCTGCGAAGTACTCAAACTTCTTCGACAACCGACCCTGCACGCCAGCCTCCAACCCAATTCCAAGCCGGTCGCCCGAAAGGATGGAAGGCTTGTTGAATTTCTGAATGATCACCCCGTCGCGAGCCGAGGGCGTGGCGGTTTGAAAGGAGAGGGTAGGACTGAACAACGCATAAAATGAAATGCCTGCCCGTTTCTTTTTGGGGCGGTTATAGGGGACCGTTTGCCCATCCGTCACGGCCGAGTCTGCAGGGGACAGATTAATCAAAACCCCGTTCAGTTGGGATGAGTCGCTAGCGTGTTTGATGTATGAACCTTGTGTTGATAGGTTCGCTGCGGATGAAGTTCCATCTGCTGGTTTGATCGCCTGCTGCGCGTTGTATGATAAGTTGTTCAGTGGGGATTCCTGTTTCGCAGATCCCTGGGATCCATCGGCGACCGCATCAAGCGCATTTGACTCCGTTGTTGACTGGGTCGTTACCGATGTAGTTCCATCTGCCGGTCTGATCGCCTGCGAAGTGTGGGATGATAAGTTGTTAGGTGAAGATTGCTGTTTCGCTGATCCCTGGGATCTATCGACAGCCGCATCAAGCGCTTTTGATTCCGCGTACGGAGTGCTTTGATCCGGTTGTAAATGGGAATGACGATTCTCGTTCGATGTCGGGAAGATGGATGAAGCGGGCGATGAGGCTGAGACCTGACTTTCCATGGAATGTGCCCCGGTTTGTGAATCGACATCAGATGCCAGATCATGTGCCGATCCTGAAGGTTGATTCAAGGAACTTGCATCGCTTGCATCCGAATTTAAACCTGAACCTGCACCAGACAAAGATGACCCCGAGCCTTGACTTGACCCGGTGCTTTTTTTGTTCGTGAATGCATCTGCCGCAAGTTCCTGTTCGCCTGTTAGTAGCAAAGCATCTTTTGCGTCTGTATTCTCCGGATGAATTTGCGAATCGGTTGCACGATCGGGCGCGACGTCGTCAACGGATGCTGACTTTGGTTGAACGATGGCCAGGGTATTCCCTCCAACCTCCGGTGCCGAACTATACCCCAAAGCCCATCCCAAAGCCGCCACCACAACGACCCCGGCAAATTGATTCATCCACGGTGCCCATACCGGTTTGCTGGACGGCAGGCCGGCGGCGATCTTTTGCCAGAGGTCGTCGTCGGGTTGTTCCGTGTAGTTGTTCAGGCGGTTTTCCAGCGCCTTGAACGCTTCGTGTTCAGGCAAGTTTTTCATAGTAATGTGTCAGGTTCTGACATTTTAATTTTTTTTTCAACAGCTGCTTCGCGTGGTGAAACTGCGAGCGCGAAGTGCCCTCTGTGACGTGCAGCATTTCCGCGATCTCGGCATGACTGTAGCCTTCAACGGCAAACAAGTTGAACACCACCCGGCAGCCGTCGGGCAATTCGTTGATGAGCGTGAGCAGGTATTCGTCCGAAAAATTTTGGATGTCGGTATACAGCTCTGCGCCATCCTGGTTTTCGTTTTCTGTTGCGGGTGCAAAGATCATATCGTGCTTCTTGGTGCGGTGATATTGATTGATGGCCGTGTGCACCACAGTGGCCTTCATCCACGCTTCCAGTTTTTCGGGTGATGCCAATTGGTTCAGGTTGGTGAAGATCTTCACAAAGGAATCCTGTAACACGTCCTGTGCTTGTTCGCGGTCGCGCGTATAGCGGCGGCACAAACCCATCAGCTTGCCTTTGAAAAGATCGTATAACATGCGCTGCGCTTTGGGCTCGCCCCGCTTACAGCGTTCGAATAAATCGTAGTGGCGGCTCATGCGGTAACGGTAAAAGCCTTCCCTTGCGGGAAGGCCTGTGAGGAGTATTTTTTTAGGGTCATGTCGAAATCAACGGCTTACTTTTACGACCACTTTCGCCTGCCGGCACACGGCGTCGCGACACAATTGATAGCGCAGCGAATCGGTACGCGAAGTGCCCGCCGGCAAATTGTCGGGCGTATACGTTATACCGTCCCACCCGATGCGTGCCTGCCCATACAACGGCGCCTTGGCGATACTCAGCGTGTAGCCATACGATGTGGTGTCGCAAAGGTTGTCGTTGGTAAAGACACGTAGCAATACCGTGTCGGCCTTTAACGTGTCGGGGTTGATCTGGAGGGTGTCGCCGAGCAACGTGAAGGTGCACAGGGGAGTTGGCTTGGAGGCGGCGATGTAAACATATCCGAAAACAAGATTTCTCAGGTCCCGCGACTGGATCTTGTAGAGGAGGGTGTCACCTTTCGTGTAAGATGCGCCAGCCGTGTAGATGATCTTGTTGTTTACGACGTCCGCACTCCCATGGCGCGGGCCGGTATTGTTGCCCTGCCAGAAAACACTCACCTGGTAGTCGAGCGTGTCGATGTTACAAAGATTGTCGTTGGCCAACACATCGATCGTAAGCGGATGGTCGCCATGGAAATTGTAAACATAGTCGTCGGTAGGATAGAGGCCGCAGGGCAGTTTGGTGGAATCGGGCTCGACCACGATCACCAGCGTGTCTTTGGCCAATATTTCGTGACTTTCGGAATAGACCGTGAATTCAAAGGCGTCGCGCGTGCTGGCGTTCCGGTTGTTGGGTGTATATCGCAGCAGCCCGAGGCCTAGCGAGGAAAGCTTGCCTTTGCTCGTGGGCTGTGTAACCGTCAGGGTCACAGGAAGATTCGTCCTGATCCGCTCGTTCAGGTCGATTACCGACGCACGGTTGTTGGATACATAGACTTCATTGCCATTCAATTCCGCGTCGGGTATGAGCACATCGGGGTCTTCTTTCAGGGTGTCGCATGCTGTAAAACAAAGCGCCAGGGCACCCATCAATAAAATACCGAAAAGAATTTCTGACTTCAGGAATATTTTAGTTGTTTTCATGTTTGTACGATTAGGCTTCCGCCGGGTAAGACCTCATGCGGGGAGATAACGTTGGACGAGCCGGGTAAATTTTTCAGAAAAATAATGAACCACAGAACCATAACCGCCGAGCTCCTCACGATAGGAGACGAAATTCTTTACGGACAAATCACCGACACCAACGCCCAATGGATGAGTGTCGAACTGGGCTTAGCCGGCATCAAAGTGGTCCGCAAGACCAGTGTGGGCGACGTTGAGAGCGAGATCCTCACCGCTCTGGCCGAAGCCGAACAACGCGTGGACATCGTGCTCATCACCGGCGGCCTGGGCCCGACCAACGACGACCTGACCAAACCCTGCCTGGCAAAATATTTTAACTGCGGTCTCAAAATGAACGAAGAGGCCCTGGCCGAGGTAACCGCATTCTTTGCCAGCCGCGGCCGCGAGCTCACGGCCGTGAACCGCCAGCAAGCCGCCTTGCCCGAATGCTGCGAGAAGGTCACAAACAAAATGGGCACGGCCCCGGGCATGTGGTTCCATCGAAACGGAAAAGTGTTTGTCTCCATGCCCGGTGTGCCCCACGAGATGAAACGCATGATGACCGACATCGTCATCCCCAAGCTCAAACAGACCTTCCCCACACCGGTCATCGTGCACAAAGTGATCCGCACCGTGGGCATTGGCGAATCCTTCCTGGCCGACAAGATCGCCGCGTGGGAAAATGCGCTTCCGCCCCATATCAAGCTGGCTTACCTGCCCGGCCTGGGTGAAGTGAAGCTCCGGCTCACGGCCATCGGTGACACCGAAGCAGAACTGAAAGCAGAGACCGAGGCCCTCAGCGACCAGTTGCAACCCCTTGTCGGCAGTTTCATCTACGCGCATGGCGAGGAATCCCTGGAGGTAACAGTCGGCAAATTGCTGCGCGAAGCCAAGCTCACCCTCTCCATTGCCGAGAGCTGCACCGGGGGATACCTCTCACACCTCATCACCAGCGTGCCGGGCTGCTCCGACTATTACCTGGGCACCATGATCCCCTATTCCTACGAAGTAAAAATGCGTCAGCTTGGGGTGAGACCTGAGGTGCTGGAAAAACACGGCGCCGTGAGCGAGCCTACCATCATCGAAATGGCCAACATCGTCCGCGCCAAATTCAACACCCACATCGGCGTAGCCACCAGCGGCATCGCCGGCCCCGGCGGAGCTACCCCCGAGAAACCCGTGGGCACGGTCTGGATTGCTTTCTCGGACAAGGACAAAACGGTCACAAGGAAACTACAGCTGTCACCCGACAGAGAAATCAATATTAAAATGGCATCGGTAGCGGTGTTAAATTTGATCCGGCAGAACGTGGAGAGATCAGGAGCTAAAGTACAGGAGCCAGAAGCCAGGAGCCAGGAGCCAGGAGTCAGAAGTTAGAATACAAGCGGACTTGTATTTTTGTATCCTGATTCTTGCGATTGACAAAACTTGCAGCTAACTAGACCCCTACAGGCGCCGCAAAATTTATCCCCCCAACCCGGCCCTAATATTTAGCTACTGACTACTGGCTACTGAATTCAGGCTCCCAGCTTCGGGCTCCTGATTTCAACTTTGCACAACTAATCCCGTAAGCAAGCAGTAAAGGAATAAATATGCGTTTGATCGGGGCCTTTCTTTTTTTGATGATAGCGGCCTATAATCTTCCCGCCCAAACCACGACCACGATTTATGGCCGCGTGATCGATAGCGTCAGTTCCCAGCCTGTGGCTTTTGTGAGCGTTACTTTGCAGGATGGGCGGCACGGCGCCAACACGGATATGGAGGGCAATTTTACGCTGCGCGTTCCGGCGGGGTATGAGGGGTGGGTTTATTTTTCGCACGTGAGCTATCAAAAGACGAAGCTGCCGTTGCGCGCTTTTCGGGGGAAGACCGTGGTGAAACTGAAGCCGGGGTCGACAGTGCTTTCGGAGTTCACGGTATTTTCGGGGGAGAACCCGGCCTTTAAGATCATCCGGCAGGCGATCGAGCATCGGAAAGAGAACGATCCGGAAAACTTGAGATCCTATAGCTACACGTCCTACTCCAAATTCTTCATTAGTCCATCCGAACCCAATCACAAGACCGACTCGATCATGCAAGCGCTCCGGCAACGGCCCGATAGCGTGAAGCTCACGAAGGATCAAAAGTCGTTGTTGCAATTCGATGCCCTGGCCGATTCGGCGAACCTGTTCCTCAGTGAATCAGTTTCTGAGAAGAAGGTCTTGCATCCCGGGCAGGTTAAAGAGCAATTGCTGGCCTACCGAATTTCGGGATACAGAAGTCCGATGTTTAGCAGCGCCGCCATGGACGGGCAGCCGTTTGCGTTCTACGACGAGAACATCAACTTGTTTGGGAAAGCCTTTATCAATCCCCTTCAGCCCGGCACTTTTCGACGTTATGATTTCAACCTGGTGGACACCACATTTTATCAGGCGGATACCGTATACGTGATTCAATTTGCGCCGCGCGACAAAAAACTGTTCAACGGTCTGGAGGGCATCATCTCCATCGCCGTGGATGGTTATGCGGTGAAGAATGTGGCGGCCACGGCGGCTGATCCGGTGGGATTGGTGGGCATTCGCATTCAACAAGATTATGAGAAGATAGACGGACATTGGTTCCCCGTACAACTCAACACCGACCTGGACTTTCACGATCTGGTGTTTGCCGGCCGGAGCATGAAAGCACAGCAGCTCAATTTTTTGAGAGATGTCCGGATCAATCCCGAATTAAACAAAAAAGAATTTGGCGACATCGTGATGGACCTTTCCGCCGTGCGCAAAGACCTGAACGCGTCCATCCTGGAAACCCATCGCATCCGCCCGTTGGAGCGCCGCGAGTTGAACACCTACACCTTTTTGGATTCGGCCATGCGCAAAGTGCGCTGGCTCGATGGGGCCTTTGAAGCGCTGGTCACCGGCACGGTTCCGGTGGGGTGGGTCGACGTAGACCTGAGCAAGGTCATGTCGTTCAATGCGTATGAGAGCGCCCGGTTTGGGATGGGGCTGTACACCAACGATCGCGTTTCCAAACTCGTGCGGGTGGGAGGCTATTATGGCTATGGCATCAGCGACCGGCAATCCAAATACGGCGGAGAGGTGAAGTTCACTTTTGACCGGAACCGCGACTTGTACCTGCGCCTGTCCTATGCGCATGACATCTACGAGACCGGCTCGCTCCATCAAAACAATGAAGGCCAATACCTCAGCAGCGAGTCGTTCCGGCGATGGACGGCGTCGCGCTATGACCGGATCGACAACTACAAAACCGAATTCGGCTATCGCGTGCTGCCCAGCATTCATGCGCGCCTTTCGCTGTCGCATCAGCAGATCCGTCCAACCTATCCTTACACGGTCGAGGTGAGCGGCGAACCGCAAGATGTTTTCGACATCACGGAGGCAGCGTTCAGCGTGCGCTATGTGCGCCGGGAGAACTACACCAGTCTGCGGGGCAAGAAAATATTTCTGACGCATAAGTTTCCCACCGCTACGTTTTCCATTACCAAGGCGATCCCGCTCTTCGATGCGAAAGACTTCCACTACACGATCTATGATCTCACGGTAAAGCATCAGACCAAATACAGTGGTTTTGGAAAAACCGTTATCGGCCTCACGGGCGGCATCGTCGACGGTGTGGCGCCCTATGGGAAACTGTTCAATGGCCGCGGTGCCAAGACTTCTTCGTTTTATGTGGAGAATTATTTCCAGACCATGGGCCTGTATGAATTTTCGGCATCCAAATATGCCGGGCTGTTCCTGCGGCATAACTTTGGCAATGTGCTGATGAACAAAAAATATTCGAAGCCCGAATTGCTGATCTTTCAAAACGCCGGCATCGGCGCGCTGGACCACAGCCAGCTTCATACGGGTGTGTTGATGCAAAGCATGGACAAGGGCTATCTGGAGTCCGGGGTAGGGATGGACAATATTATCCGCATTCCCTATTTCGGGTTGGGCTACTACAATTTCGGAGGCTCCGTCTTTTACCGCTACGGCCCGTATCGCTTCCTCCGGCAGCAGGATAATTTTGCTTACCGGATCAACTTCACCTTCACGTTTTGATGCCGGATCCTGAACAGACCGGCAAACTTCCGGTTGTCAGGTTTGCTGCTGAAAAATTCGCGTCAAACTGCCTAAGGTTTGTATGGAAATCCGGCAACCGATGGCTTTCTCTTTCTTCTACAAAGTCGTCGAAAGGCCAAATAAAAGTTTGAAAATCCGGGATCGAAAACGATCTCATAACAAGCCATATTTTTAAAAGCCAAAAGTGTTAACTTGCGGCGAAACCATTGAAAAGACTCATGGCGCAAGTAGAACTGATCATGCCTAAAATGGGCGAAAGCATTATGGAGGCCACCATTTTATCCTGGTTGAAAAAGCCTGGCGATAAAATTGAGCAGGACGAATCCGTGCTGGAAGTGGCCACCGACAAAGTGGACACCGAAGTGCCGTCGACCCACGCCGGCGTGCTGAAAGAGATCCTCGCCAAGCAAGGCGATGTGGTAAAGGTGGGCAGTCCCATCGCCATCATCGAATCCAATGTGGAGGCCGGCGCCACACCGAGCGCTCCAGCGGCGCCCGTTAAGGCGGCGTCTATGCCTGCCGTTGCAACACATGCCGCCGCGGTTCATACGAACGGCAATGGAAACGGCGCGCATGCCCCGGTCGACTTCAAAGGTAGCTCACGTTTTTATTCACCCCTGGTGAAGAACATCGCGAAAGAAGAAAGCATCACCGTGGCCGAGTTGGAGACCATCGCCGGTTCCGGCGCAGAAGGTCGCGTGACCAAGAAAGATGTATTGGACTATGTGCAGCATCGCAAGCTGGGAGCAACGGTGCAGGCCGTACAACATGCCGTGAACGTCGGTTCCAACGGCGGCGCACCCAAAGTGCCCGTGTCGGTGAGCGGCGCAGACGAGATCATCGAAATGGATCGCATGCGCAAAATGATCGCCGAACGCATGGTCGACTCCAAACGCACCGCCCCACACGTGACTTCCTTCGTGGAAGCCGATGTGACCGGCGTGGTGTTCTGGAGAAACAAAATGAAGAACGAGTTCCAGAAACGCGATGGCGACACGTTGACGTTTACGCCGATCTTTATCGAAGCCGTCGCCAACGCCATCAAGGACTATCCCATGATGAACATCCAGGTGGATGGCGACAAGATCATCAAGAAAAAAGACATCAACATCGGCATGGCCGTGGCGCTGCCGTCGGGCAACCTCATTGTGCCGGTCATTCGCAATGCCGATCAATATAACATCAGTGGCCTGGCCAAGATCGTTAACGACCTGGCCAAACGCGCCCGCGACAATAAGCTCAAACCCGACGAACTGGCGGGCGGCACCTTTACCATCTCCAACGTGGGATCGTTCGGCAACGTGATGGGCACCCCCATCATCATGCAGCCGCAGGTGGGCATTATCGCTTTGGGCGCCATTCAGAAGAAACCTTCGGTTCTCGAAACACCCTACGGTGACGTGATCGCGATCCGGCATAAGATGTTCCTTTCCCACTCCTATGACCACCGCGTGGTGGATGGAGCCCTGGGCGGAAGCTTTGTGCGGCGCGTAGCCGACTACCTCGAGAAGTTTGATGTGAACCGGACCGCTTAAGGAAAATTCAACCGTCTCGCCTTCGCTAAAGCTACAGCGGGCAAGTCGGCGAGCAAAGAAAGGGCGTGGAGACGTAGGGATGCAAATGAAATCTTTGCATTAACCTTACGTCTCCGCGCCTTTGCGCTTAAACGGCCTTTGATTTCTGGGAAATTGGATTTTACTTGAGTCCATGTCCAGTATTGTATCGTTCATCAGCCGCAAAGGAGGCACCGGAAAGACCACCAACGCCATTAACCTGGCCACCACCCTGCACCACATGGGCAAACGCATCCTGCTGGTGGAAACCGATACGAACTACACGCTGAACACCCTCCGGAAGATGGAGATGTTCAAAGCCAAAGACGGTGTGAAGGGGTTCGAACTGCTGGGTTCGGGTGATGCCCAGGTGGCGGACGAGCTTTCGCAGTTGAAAGCCAGCAAAAAGAACGACATTATCATTGTCGACAGCGCCGGTAAGACCACCGACGAAGGGATTAAGAAGCTTTGCCTGGTGAGCGACATCGTGGTGGTGCCGACCAGCCTGACCCAAAACGACCTGCTGGTGACCTACCAGACCGTGGCCGACCTGGCGCCGGCCCGCGAGTTGAACCCGCGCTTGAAGATCGCCATTTTGCCCAACCGCATCCACAGCGGAACCAACCTCTATACCGTGCGTGAACACCTGAAAAACCTGGACGCCATAATTCTGCCGGTGATCGTGCCTCAGAAAAATCTTTTCGTAAATTTCAGTACCCTGGAGGCCGAAAAGGCCTATCAGCCCATCGCCCAAGCCATTCTGAACACTCTCGCATGAGCAAGAAAAAGAACACGTTAAAAGACCTCGACGAATTTTTGAAACAACAGGCCGCCTCACTGGTGTCGCCTCCTTCCCTGCGCGAGAAAATCGAAGAGACTGCCCCGCCGGCCCCAGCGATCAAAGAGCAACCCAAAGTAGAAGCGCCGGCACCCCAGGCCAGCACCCCGGAAGAAGTGAGCACCGCCAGCATCCTGCAGGACCTGAAAACCCTGTCCGAAAAGGAAGGCGTCTTCTTCCGCCAGAAGCTGTATGATCTCATCATCCAGACGCTGGAAACGCAAAAGAAATCCCTCCCGGAAGATAAAATGCTTATCAACACCGCCCTCTACCTCAAGAGCGGGAGCCTTTGGAAAGAGGCCATTCGTGAATACTGGAAAAAACAGTAGCCGTGGCCAAGCGCAGCAACCCGAAGACCGGTGATCGCCTCATGGGTAATCCATTTATGTTGTTAAGTTTGCTGTCGTACAAAAAGAAAAAAATATCCTAAACAGTAACGATATGAAGTTTGGAACGAAAGCCGTGCACGCGGGCGTAGAGCCCGATCCGTCGACGGGTGCGATCATGACACCGATCTATCAAACCTCCACCTATGTGCAGGAGTCGCCGGCAAAACACAAAGGATATGCCTATGCGCGGGGTGCCAACCCTACGCGAAACGCACTTCAGAAAAGTATTGCCGCCCTGGAGAACGGCAAGTTTGCCATTTGCTTTTCATCGGGCATGGGCGCGACCGATGCCGTGATCAAACTGCTCAACCCCGGCGATGAAGTGATCACCACCAACGACCTCTACGGCGGATCTTACCGCATGTTCAAGCGCGTGTTTGAAAAATACGGCATCAAATTCCATTTCATCGACCTCACCAAAACGGCGAACATCCAACCGCTCGTAAACGACAAGACCAAACTATTTTGGCTGGAGACCCCCACCAACCCGTTGATGAACATCATCGACATCAAAGCCTGCGTGGACATTGCCAAGAAGAAAAACATTTTGGTGGCCGTAGACAACACGTTTGCTTCACCCTATCTTCAGAATCCCCTCGACCTTGGTGCCGACATCGTGATGCACTCCGTGACCAAATATCTCAGCGGCCACTCCGATGTGATTATGGGCGCGTTGGTGATGAACGACGAAAAACTTTACCAGGAACTGGCCTTTATTCAAAACTCGTGTGGCGCTGTGCCTGGCCCGCAAGATTCGTTTCTCGTATTGCGCGGCATCAAGACGTTGCACCTGCGCATGGAAAGACATTGCCTGAACGGCAAGCGCATCGCCGAATTCCTGAACGCCCATCCTAAAGTGGGAAAAGTATATTGGCCCGGATTT carries:
- a CDS encoding competence/damage-inducible protein A produces the protein MNHRTITAELLTIGDEILYGQITDTNAQWMSVELGLAGIKVVRKTSVGDVESEILTALAEAEQRVDIVLITGGLGPTNDDLTKPCLAKYFNCGLKMNEEALAEVTAFFASRGRELTAVNRQQAALPECCEKVTNKMGTAPGMWFHRNGKVFVSMPGVPHEMKRMMTDIVIPKLKQTFPTPVIVHKVIRTVGIGESFLADKIAAWENALPPHIKLAYLPGLGEVKLRLTAIGDTEAELKAETEALSDQLQPLVGSFIYAHGEESLEVTVGKLLREAKLTLSIAESCTGGYLSHLITSVPGCSDYYLGTMIPYSYEVKMRQLGVRPEVLEKHGAVSEPTIIEMANIVRAKFNTHIGVATSGIAGPGGATPEKPVGTVWIAFSDKDKTVTRKLQLSPDREINIKMASVAVLNLIRQNVERSGAKVQEPEARSQEPGVRS
- a CDS encoding DUF5686 family protein, with amino-acid sequence MRLIGAFLFLMIAAYNLPAQTTTTIYGRVIDSVSSQPVAFVSVTLQDGRHGANTDMEGNFTLRVPAGYEGWVYFSHVSYQKTKLPLRAFRGKTVVKLKPGSTVLSEFTVFSGENPAFKIIRQAIEHRKENDPENLRSYSYTSYSKFFISPSEPNHKTDSIMQALRQRPDSVKLTKDQKSLLQFDALADSANLFLSESVSEKKVLHPGQVKEQLLAYRISGYRSPMFSSAAMDGQPFAFYDENINLFGKAFINPLQPGTFRRYDFNLVDTTFYQADTVYVIQFAPRDKKLFNGLEGIISIAVDGYAVKNVAATAADPVGLVGIRIQQDYEKIDGHWFPVQLNTDLDFHDLVFAGRSMKAQQLNFLRDVRINPELNKKEFGDIVMDLSAVRKDLNASILETHRIRPLERRELNTYTFLDSAMRKVRWLDGAFEALVTGTVPVGWVDVDLSKVMSFNAYESARFGMGLYTNDRVSKLVRVGGYYGYGISDRQSKYGGEVKFTFDRNRDLYLRLSYAHDIYETGSLHQNNEGQYLSSESFRRWTASRYDRIDNYKTEFGYRVLPSIHARLSLSHQQIRPTYPYTVEVSGEPQDVFDITEAAFSVRYVRRENYTSLRGKKIFLTHKFPTATFSITKAIPLFDAKDFHYTIYDLTVKHQTKYSGFGKTVIGLTGGIVDGVAPYGKLFNGRGAKTSSFYVENYFQTMGLYEFSASKYAGLFLRHNFGNVLMNKKYSKPELLIFQNAGIGALDHSQLHTGVLMQSMDKGYLESGVGMDNIIRIPYFGLGYYNFGGSVFYRYGPYRFLRQQDNFAYRINFTFTF
- a CDS encoding lactate 2-monooxygenase — encoded protein: MWQKEIYLKGFAGISPKVNIDFARLEEAAAGVMRPEAFAYVAGGAGRESTMRNNRDAFEKYKIVPRMLRDVGERDTSITLFGRKLPTPFLLSPIGVLEMVHKEADVAVARVAAQFGVPYIFSNQASRPMEACAEVMHQSPRWFQLYWSKSNELVASFVRRAEQCGCSAIVVTLDTTLLGWRTRDLELAYLPFLEGKGIAQYTSDPVFQKMLDLPDDAPDMKRHVTLRTLQGLVSMVNHYPGSGFLKKLLSGKPVKAVRTFVSTYSNPCTTWEDLAFLRSCTKLPIVLKGILHPDDALKAIDHGMDGILISNHGGRQVDGAIGTLQALPAIAAVVNKKIPILLDSGIRGGADAFKALALGATAVCIGRPYVYGLALAGEEGVTEVLNNFMADFDLTLGLSGCRSVAELSAQNLVT
- a CDS encoding RNA polymerase sigma factor, whose protein sequence is MSRHYDLFERCKRGEPKAQRMLYDLFKGKLMGLCRRYTRDREQAQDVLQDSFVKIFTNLNQLASPEKLEAWMKATVVHTAINQYHRTKKHDMIFAPATENENQDGAELYTDIQNFSDEYLLTLINELPDGCRVVFNLFAVEGYSHAEIAEMLHVTEGTSRSQFHHAKQLLKKKLKCQNLTHYYEKLA
- a CDS encoding DUF4197 domain-containing protein, encoding MKRVVFVVCIGMCLGCTSAQINSALSEVNKVAGSQQQALTTAEVADGLKEALIKGISNGSDLVSQLDGYFKNPEIKIPFPPEVKKVEDKLRQVGLGNEVDKFVLTLNRGAEDAAKEAKPIFITAIKSMTIQDAWGILRGQPDAATQYLKRTTSAQLKEKFKPVIQNSLNKVNATKYYGDIVTQYNKIPFTDDVNPNLDDYATDRAIEGLFTMIAKEEKNIRQDPVARTTDLLKKVFGAQQP